The nucleotide window GATCCACAAAAAAAGTCTTGTCGGGTTCTCTGAATTCTTTCGTGAACATCCGAACCGAGATCAACGTATTCGGATTGTAGAATCCAAAACCAAGCGACTTTTCTCTGGAACTCTTCACCTCCACTACGTCACCGACCTGGGGATCGCCTGTCACCTCCGCGATTTCATTGCTGAACACCCAGCAGTGGCCGGCTGCGATCCTTCCGTCTTCCTTCGGCTTCAGCCGCACAGCGGCGTGCTTCATCTGAGCCTTCTGATCGCTGCAGCGATCCGATCCGCGGCTTCGACGAGTTCTCGCTCAGAATATGCATAGGAGATCCTGATGTGCTTATCTGAACCGAACGCAGCGCCCGGCACGACTGCAACCTGCGCCTCGGCGAGAAGGAAGTGTGAGATATCGAACGAGTTAGCCAGAGTAGTCTGAGCGTACTTTCTTCCGAACAATCCTTCCACGGAAGGGAAGAAGTAGAATGCTCCCTTGGGTTTGGTAAGAGAAAGGCCGTCAATTTCCCGAAGCTTGTCGAAGAGAAGGTCTCGTCTCCTCTGGAATGACTGCCTCATCATTTCGATCTCCGATTGATTTCCCTTTATGGCTTCGAGTGCGGCAGCCTGCGAGATTGAAGAAGCATTCGACGTCATCTGGCTCTGGATCTTTGATGAGCGGCGAATTATTTCTTCATTCGCGGCGAGAAACCCGATTCTCCAGCCGGTCATTGAGTACGCTTTCGAAACGCCTCCTATCGTGATGACCTTGTCGCGCACTTCAGGAATGGATCCGACTGAAAAATGTTTCTCTCCATCGTACACTATCTTTGCGTAGATCTCGTCGGAGAGAATGAAGAAGTCCCTTTCAACGGCAAGTCTCGCGATGCCATGAAGGATCTTCTCTGTCAACATGCTCCCTGTGGGATTTGATGGTGTATTCAGGATGATCGCCTTGGTCTTATCAGTGACAAGCGGCCTGATGTCTTCGGAGGTGAATGTAAAATCTCTTTCCTCTCTTGATTCAAGGATCACCGGAACGGCGTCTGCGAGTTTCACCATCTCAGGGAAACTCACCCAATACGGTGAAGGGATTATCACTTCGTCGCCCGGGTTGCAGATTGCCTGGAGCGCGTTGTAGATAGAGTGCTTTCCTCCGCTCGAGATAAGAATGTTTGACGCATTCACCTCGATATTATTCTCGCTCCGGAATCTTTCCGCCACAGCTTTCCGGAGCTCGGGCGTTCCTTCGTTCTGCGTGTACTTTGTAAAATTATCATTGATCGCTTTGATCGCCGCTTGCTTGATGTTTTCCGGAGTAGGGAAGTCGGGTTCCCCTGCGCTGAGGCTGATTACATTCTTCCCCTCGGCCCTCAGCTTTTTTGCAAGCGAGGTTATGGCGATCGTCTGTGACTCCTCGATCCTGTCGATCTTTCGCGAGAAAGACGGCATCAACTCTTTTTCCTTCCTGGTTTGGATTTGGCATCGCTGTTC belongs to Candidatus Kryptoniota bacterium and includes:
- a CDS encoding pyridoxal phosphate-dependent aminotransferase, producing MPSFSRKIDRIEESQTIAITSLAKKLRAEGKNVISLSAGEPDFPTPENIKQAAIKAINDNFTKYTQNEGTPELRKAVAERFRSENNIEVNASNILISSGGKHSIYNALQAICNPGDEVIIPSPYWVSFPEMVKLADAVPVILESREERDFTFTSEDIRPLVTDKTKAIILNTPSNPTGSMLTEKILHGIARLAVERDFFILSDEIYAKIVYDGEKHFSVGSIPEVRDKVITIGGVSKAYSMTGWRIGFLAANEEIIRRSSKIQSQMTSNASSISQAAALEAIKGNQSEIEMMRQSFQRRRDLLFDKLREIDGLSLTKPKGAFYFFPSVEGLFGRKYAQTTLANSFDISHFLLAEAQVAVVPGAAFGSDKHIRISYAYSERELVEAADRIAAAIRRLR